GAGAAAATTGCTATGCCGTGTGGGTCACCCAGCTTGTCCTCGGTATGCTGGAGAAGAACTGGAGTCCATGGTTAAACGGCTACGTGACAAGATTCTAGTAcccctatcaaaaaaaaaaacaaaaaaaaacgtgagccCACGATATCCGATAGCAGAGAGGTCGTAGTGCACGAGCTGGCAAGTTACAGCGACAATTCTGGAACAATCCGGACACTGTGTACACAGATCTCGCCCGACGCGGCACGAACAATTAAGTACGAGCTCGCAGTCGTAGAAGCGGCCCCTGGTCAAAGCCTTCTTACTTGCGCCACGGCTCGAGCCACGTCCGCGAACATCGCCGAGGCTTTGGCCATCGCGCTTGCTATTAAAACTAAGGATATCCTGGGAGAATCGTCCCTTATGCTCACCGATCCGATGGTCGCACGTAGACTCTTTCTCACCAGAAGACAAGCACACAACACCATTCGCCTATTAGGACCAGACCTAACGCAGGACCACGCTATCATCTGGTGCCCGGATCACGCAGGACTCGATGGCAACGAGAGAGCGGACGGCGCGGCTCGTGCTCTTACCAGCCGAGCGGCCGACCACAGCCCCTTCTCATTCCACGAGACATCCTTGAGTGCACCAACGGCTTGAGCGACGAAAGTACGGAGCACCACACCCTGCTAAACCCGGGGCGGAACTCTTTGTGACTGGCGCCgtgtacaaacacacacatatccGAATCTTTCGTTGAAGCATGCCATTCACCCCGCGAATGTACAGCGATGGCTGTCCGTGGTGCGGAGGCAGGCCCTCTCTCACCCACATAACGTTTCTCACCCACATTTCGGTTGGCCACAGAACAGGCCAACCGAAATCGACTCGGCGCAAGTAAAATTTTCGTaagggagcagtgggagactttgCTCGCCAGCGAGGATCTCGCTTCTCGACCTGGAGCAGCGGGCCGCtcaagccagtggagccctgaaataccccccccccccccccctacacgcTCTCCGCACTTTTTATTCCTTTTTTAATAAACATTTTGATATATACTATTAATAAACAGCAATAGGCATGTGTACTAAAGAGGAAGCCCCAATATTCCAGTTGACTGTAAGAGCAAGACATCAAGGTGGGAATATCCGCGGATATTCCTACCTCCATATTCACACCAggataaaaaaaatattgccacCAGAATAAAATAAAGTTATCTTCCTTCCTACCTACCTTCCTCCCATGACACAGTGGATAGTCATGCACTTAAGATACTGCGTCCAGTAATATAAAACGCAGTAGAATAGTTTAATCTCGCGCGATTTCTTTTGTACGCTCCCTTCTATCAAAGGACTTCTCTGCTTCTACCTATGCTCCTACTTTTTCGTGCCTTTAACCCCCTTCCCCCGGCGTAGGGCAGCAAACCGGGCGCGCGCCCGGTTGACCTTCCTGTCTTTccttccccctcctcctcctgAGATACGATATAATGCCTACTATTCTAATACTGACCCTAGTAGCCAAGTAAGAAGAAACCATAAAAAGCTCCGATGTCTTCCGTAACCAGCACCCATGAGCGCTCGCCTTTAATTGTTAGTGAATAAATCCTGCGGTTTAAATGGCGAAACTACGGTgattaattttgaccacccgggttctttaacgtgccgtTAAAAAGTAGATCGCACGAAGTCGCTATCGTGGCTAAACCGAAACGGCGGGCGTCCACCAGTATGTCACGCTACTGAGTATGCACATCATTCCGTGTCCCGCAACTTCCATTTTTAAAAGGCCTAAAAGCGAAGGCAGTATGCATTGTCCGGCTACCAAGACGTTGCTCAGACGAACTAAACTGGGACGTACCTCCGTGGTGACTTTACCCACACTAAGCTCGCTAAATATGATGTCCAGTTCGACATAGGTCATAAATGTCTATATCCCATTCAGTTACAAGCACTTTTTTGTTTCCTGCACGCTCAGTTTGCACAGCCATGACCAACGGCGAGACAATTTTCAAATTTCGCGCTGAATTTTAAAACAGTACCTGTGGCGCCATGTGTCGGCGGCTTGCGCTACTGATGGCTTTCGAGATCGGGCGGCTCGCGCCGGTTTCGGAGGCCATGCTGCTGGACGTGCAGCCGTACGGAGGTGCAGCGGTACACATGGTGCGACTCGGATGTCCGCGGCTGGTAGGCTGCGTCCGCAGAGCCGTTCAGGGAACGCCCAACCTATAGGTGTTCCGTGGCCCAACTAATGCCCGTATTCTAGAGCGCCCCTTCACTCAGCGCTCCACCtttacttgagaaagccgataggAGCGCCATCTTTAGACAgcgcaagtcactgcatatcagtgataatctgctgcgattctcgagtagcgcagcgtcattttcagccgagcagcggcgcagtgcgcaactctgtcaagtgaagggtgaaagtcgagtcgaggtgcgtttgtgaatacgggggtaaatctGTCAAACGACAGCCCTGTCGAGGCGTCACGGTCACCGAAAATCGGGTGATAAAAGGCGAAGGACGTTCTTTCGCGTCGCCAAGAGCTGCTGCTTCGAGCGTACATGGGTTTGCTACGAGGTTTGCATTCTAAAAGGCCTTACACATGCGCATGATCGAGCGTTGGTTCGGGTTGAGCGTCATCGGTTTTAGTTTTTCCTCTCTTGAGAACTACCCTGTTATTGTCGGTCTTCGTTGTAAGAAACATTTTCAATTATATTGGTGAATCAAgacttataataataataataataataataataataataataataataataataataataataataataataataataatacacgggatggaggcggaactgttgtaggcccgtgtgctcagatttgggcgcacgttaaagaaccccaggtggttgaaatttccggagccctccactacggcgtctctcataatcatatggtggttttgggacgttaaaccccacaaatcaatcaatcaacacgggcctctaccatttcgccttcattgaaatgcgaccacctcggcggggatcgaactcgcgaccttcgggtcaccaGCCCAGCACCCCCAGCCGCTGGTCCACCGAGGCGGTCCAATCAATATTGGAATACCGACGTAAACATTAATGACCAGTTTTATTTGTCTAATGTCCTGCATGATTGTCATAACTGGCCGCAACTTCAACGCCATTACGTACAAACTGCTTTCGCGATAAAAACTATAGATGGCTTACACAAAGAACACTGCTTGTGATATTATGGCAGAGAGTATTAAAAAAAATAGTAAATAAAGTTATAACTGTCCTTTTGGGGACTGGGGCCAGCTTTTAGCACTAATAAGATACACTAAGGCCTCATTGTGAAAACGTTGCACCTTGCACAAAAATAACTTCGTTATAACCGGAAATTCTTTATAAAGAtgtattcctaacactatatctattgcaagactgtttttcatttacttcattataaccaatatttcgttaaaTCCGGGTTTTTTATATCGAGTTGTACGTGTACCACCTAAATATGAAACAGGGCGATCTTCAATTCTACCGAAACATGTCACCTGCATGTTTCTAACTCATACACTGGCACTCTGATGATATGTCTTCACTCGCAGAGATTGCGAAATGATGGGCTCCAGTGCACATGGCTCTTTTAACTGGCATAGCTGTGGCACAGCAGGAAATCAGACCTATGACTATGTGGTGAGCAACAGAAAGCTGTAGCCGTGAAGCTTACATGGCAAGTCGTCAGACGACACTGACATTGGGGCTAATTCTTGCACTCGTGAAATTGTGAGTCGAGCAAAATTTGTTTTTTACCTCGTGTCATACAGCTGTGAAGAAAATTAGGCTTGTTTTCCACAGGTGGCCTAGTCCAATCCCAGCGATGCCATCAGTGTGTGCAGTATTGTGATGGCTTATAAATGGTCCACGAGTAAACTGTTTTGGTGACAAGTGCACTTGGTTtgcatttaaaggggccctgacacaaaattttacggccgagatagcctgtgggGTCGATTCACaagaacattcgtatatcatctgcaaaatatcaacagcgaatatagctgggAAAGTATATTAAAAGAATctgaagtttgcgtgagccctCGACTCCATTGCGCCATTATCACCCTCGAAGGGGACCCTGAGATGACCCACTACATCCTTCGCGTCACCGCGCTGCGGTGATGACCCCATAGCCGCAATTTTTTTTGCCCTGTTTGTTCCCGCAGTCTATATTTCttggcggctggttgcgagtgcatggcgcacgcttagaaagttgCGTGTTTGGCGACACTGCAGTGCCATTTCCTGTTCGAAAGTAAATCATGACGCAGACCgtgcggaagtgtgtcacagttctgtgtggtGACGTGGTCAAGATCTGCACAAGCTATGTGgggacagttgcacccagttcttggcgctctctcaaaccgaaactgatttATAACGAGGGGCCTGTAGTTAATTATCCGTCACGTgttgcagcaaacgatgtgtcctgtcatgactaacaggcccccaggaACAcactgcagcagaaaaacgcgaggccgaagtttttgtgtcagtacccctttaacttTTCATTACGTTCCTTTCAACAAATTTCTGTAGCAAGTAAGCACTTAAGGTGTCTTGTCTCACATTTAGTGTCGCACCCTATTTTCATTTTGTCAGAGAGAGTGAGCATCACTTACCTGTTGGCTCCAATAAGATTGAGTCCGCAACCTCCTGCCTTACTGCTGAGCATAAAGGCGAACTCTGGGCTGGATGGCATGTTGAAGGACGCCACAATCTTTGCCCTCTTCTTGATGGTCATGCTCCCGTCCAGTCGAAAAAAGCCATAACCACGCTCGCGGCACAGCTTTTCGAATACGTCCAGTGTTTGGGTGTAGTTCGAAATGAGCACCACTTTGTCGTCGGTCGTGCTTCGGATCACGGCCAGCAGACTGTCGAGCAGGCGCAGTTTGCCCGACAGCTCGGGCTGCACCGAAGGCCCGCGAAACATCCTCTCGTCTTGCGGGAAGCACTCGCGCACGAGCGATGGGTGGTTGCAGAGCTTCTTGAGAAGCGTTATGGTAGCAAGTGGGGTGGTGCCCTTCATGCAGGCAAGCTGTTCGTACCTGCGCAAAAGTGGACGTCAGAAACTAAATGTTAAATCTCAACTACAGAAAAGGCTCTATAGTCGGTTACGGCATAATAATAAGTACAAGCTCTGCCCCCTCAAATGTGACGCAAATGCCATCTATTTGAGTTGTGCTCGGTGCTTTTCGTTCTAGCTACAATCACTTCGCCACTGATAACATAgactaaaaaattaaaaaattgtcCCGTTTTGTTAAATTACTATGCTTGGCTGAACCATAATCCAAAATCTTTGCTTAAACTTGGCAGTAGGTTCAAGTTCTCAAGCGGAACCAATGATACACTAAAGTAAAGTAGAAAGTTGGGCTAGATGGGACATACTCATCTCGATCAGCCCAGTAAAAGGAACACGAAAACACAAGGAAGTACACCACACATGCGCTGTGCCTTGTGTCAGCATTTGCGTCGTGCACTAGTTGTGTTTCCGTGTTCTTATTTTTATTCCCCAATCATGATGAACTAGTGATACAAACGTCTGTACGGGCAAATCAATTAGCTGAAATAAAGAACAGGCACTCAATGTCTGCTGCATTTCAATGTCACAGAAATTGCAAAATGTGATTGGAAAGGGCATCTAAGCAAACTCAGTTTTGGCGGATCAGTGACGGCTCAGGGCGTGCCCTTAGCACTGTCTCTAGTGGGTTGTAACAAACTGTAGACACTTCAAAATGACACAAAGTAATTCAAACCAACGACATCAGAAGTGGTCATCATAAGGGCGGTTGTCGCGCCGCTGACACAATTGTCCCACTCTTTACATCGTTTAGTGCCCTTTTACATCATAACCATGAACCAAAAAGCTTAGCAAAAAGTAGGGGCCTTCACTTTGCCTTTAAAGACTAATGTTAAGGTGTGTGTGAGCAGTGACATGTGGGTTGAGAAAACAATAGTGATTGGCCCCAAAAGAACTTCTTGTGTTTTCGCCAGACAACACATAACGTATGCCACATCACTattgtttaaaaaagaaaaagtcacCCTGGTGACAGCATGACTGATGAGAAGATATGTCAAGTGAATATTTGGAATAGACAGGAATAACGAATTATCACACTTGAAACTGAGATTGTCGTGCATTGACCAGGGTATACTGTACATCGTTTctggaatttttcttttttgttttgcattgTAGTACCTCCCCTCGTCACACAACTTTCACTTGTGATGGCAGCTCAAGGAAATAAAATGTAATTGCCAGGTCATGTGGTCTTCCAGTTATACGACCATTTTGAGAACACGCCATGATGCTTGTACTCATATCCGAGTGCCGTCATCAGGTTAAAACAAGGTTTAATACCTTCGTTGGCAGTAGTTGTGCTTTCCCTCAGCTGCTGTACACAATTTAACAGCATCAAATGCAAAGTAGCAGTTCCGTATATGTGCAAGTGATAAAAGCTGCTCATACGTTCACCAAAGCTAAGTAACTATCAGAATATTTTGCATGCTCACCCAATTTGGCAACCAAGTTCCACTAGGTGGAAAGCAGAGAAGGAAAAGTAAGTTGCATTACAATGCAACGATGACACCCATACCATGTGCGCTGCATCACTGTCATGGAACAGCAAACGATGTATTCCATCTTGACAGGCAGGTAACGTGACAGGAGTGCATTAGTCCGGCGGATCAGGCAGCGGTTCACAATTCCTATGAGCTCGTCTAGTCTCTCCTGACCACGCGCACGGTCAGCGTCGGTCGAGCACGAGTCCCTGCTTTTCAAGATTGGCAGTTCAAATTTCTTCTTGAACTCCTGCGCCGTACCCAGGATGCCTTGGTTAACGAAGTGGATCAGGCTGAAGTACTCGAGCAGATCATTCTGGATGGGTGTCCCCGACAGAAGCACGCGTCTTCGCGTCTGCAACCCGTTCAGGGCATGGTACGTCTGGTTTTCGCAGTTCTTGAGCCGGTGTCCCTCGTCGCAAATGACAAGCCCCACTTCGCCACTCTGTAGCGCTGCAGCATGCAGGCGGAAAGTCTCGTACGACAGGATCAGCACGGGGGTGCAGACACGCCTGCCGAAAGTCGTCATGAAGCTGCGAATCTGGAACGAATCAAAgacataataataatatcaggtgttttacgtcccagaaccaTGATATCGTtacgggaaggggggggggggggatcctgAAAGACACTATGAACATGGAGTTTACTGAAATGAacaagaggggactctggcgctgcgatcattcagtgaccatgggaatgatgggtggtacacggatttgcctagtgtTCATGCTTGCAGACGGTGAATGCACTTGTGACTTcatttattgcagtgttttggttttgttttgaataaaagaaCAAACTGTTTCGAACTTTGTGACCCAAATTCAATTGGTGAGCTTAACAGGTGGTGAAGAGTCACAGCCGACCATTAGCCAATTGCTGCTTCCTGACAAAGCATATTCAAGCCACGTGAAGCCGAACGGAGCATAAAGTACGAAAATTGGGCAAATCCATGTACCGCCACGCTCACTGAAGCGctatgcattgcagctcccatagacactagtgccagagttccttctagtgtactGATAAAAAACTATATCACCAGGAATCAAAGACAGCAGTGGGCATTAAATTTTGTGGAACTGAAACATGGATGAGTTCATTACTAATCATATTAAGAATAGAGCACAAAAATGCTTTGTTTTTTACATGTGTTGCAATTTTAACATAAAAAATTATATGGGATGCTATGCAAACTAATGGAACAAATACATTAGGTTTATGATAGGTTACAGTACGCTGGTAGCAGTGTATGCAAATATGCACTTTAGTAATGCTGTCTTCATTTCAATATTTCTGTAAATTCAGATCTTATTTGCGAGTCGTGAAATTTCCTAAGGGTATTGTGCTTGAGTTACTAAGCCTTGAGTTATTTGAAACGGCAAAACGCAATCTAAACATGAAGCCGCCCTCTGCAATGCTCTCACACAACACATTCTACTAAGATTCTCACACATGACAGCTTGTTCcccaacaacaaaaacaacagggATCACAAGCTCAGCAGACCTCGGAGTCGATCTCGGCCTTGCTTCCGCTTTCGATGGCAACGGAGCGGACTCGATCACCCAGCCACTTGGACAGCTCGATGTGCCAGTTTTTCACGAGACTGCTGGGCGTCACGATGATCGCTTTCGTGATGGTGGGCGTCGCAAACTCCGGACTCTGTCGCAGCAGCGTCCACAACAGGGTGATGCACTGCAGCGTCTTTCCGAGTCCCATCTCGTCGGCCATGATGCAGCCGTAGCTGCCTTCGATGCGGCATCCAGTCACGCAGTCCCACATGAACTTGACGCCTTCTCGTTGATGGGGACGCAGCACCTTGGTGAGCACCGGATCCACCACAACGTGCACGAGTCGACTGTTTCCCGTCATCTGTTCGTGGTTGGTCAGCGCGGGAGGCGCGTACAAGACCAGGGCGCCCTCTTCGTCGGGATCGTGCAGGGGCCGGGGCCCCGACGTTCGCTTGAGTCCCAACGAGCGGCTTTGCAGGCTCGGCACGTAGTTCGGTATGGGTACCTTGTACGGCTTGCAGAGCAGCGATCGTATGAACGCCTCGTGTTTGCTGAGCACCACCCGCTCGCCGTTCTCGCAGGAGTCCCCGTTGGAGTGCGTTTCCTTCGCGTTACGCACCGAGACGCCGTTTTCGTCCTCCTGAACACATCGCCGCTTGGCCAGCTGGCTCGGGGCGAAACACCGACGCATGATGTTTCTGCGCCGGCCGCAACGCTAAGCACGAGCGGCTGGCGAGTTCACTCGCAGGGAAACAAGCGGTGTGATCGGCGGCGGTGATTCGCAGTATTCGCAGGATAACTTGTCGCACGTCTCCATGTGGAGCTTAAAGCGAGAACCAACACGGTTATTTCACTTTAGTGTGCACTATCCGAAAAAAGGCGGGTAGCAGCTGGTTGCGACAGTGTCGCCAATAATAACGATGTGTGGTGAACCAAGAAACCATAGGAATCATTTATTAACTTTTTGTGTGTTGCGTGTTCAAAAAGCATTTAACACTAATTgtaaaatattttgaaaacatTTGTTAgttgttttctttattattttataaaaaaattgtATAAAATAGATTTTGTTTCTTGTAGTTGCCAATTTCGACCGCCAGAGGTTTAAAAAATCAAAGCAGTGTCCGCAACGAAAGTGACATTTACAGCTCCGTGCGCGCTGGCCTGCCGCTGTTCTTCTTTCAAAAAAATAGGCAGTCGGCAATGCGTTAGGCTGGTGAAATTACACGCAACGTGTCATCAAATGATACGTGAGTGTAGGAGGCATGGATAACGAAGCCGACGACGCCTTACGGCTGGAGCGACGGGCCATCAAGCGCATCGTCGATGCCAAGCTCAAGGCGAGGCCAGGTGCGGTGGGTCACTGGGACCGAAGAAAGATCTCGATCTCTTTTAAAAGAACTCGCGGAAATTCAGGCTGGTCGATACGGACAAAGCACGTTTTGCTTCTTGTTGCCCTCGctgcggtattttt
This genomic interval from Rhipicephalus microplus isolate Deutch F79 chromosome 10, USDA_Rmic, whole genome shotgun sequence contains the following:
- the okr gene encoding DNA repair and recombination protein RAD54-like okr yields the protein MRRCFAPSQLAKRRCVQEDENGVSVRNAKETHSNGDSCENGERVVLSKHEAFIRSLLCKPYKVPIPNYVPSLQSRSLGLKRTSGPRPLHDPDEEGALVLYAPPALTNHEQMTGNSRLVHVVVDPVLTKVLRPHQREGVKFMWDCVTGCRIEGSYGCIMADEMGLGKTLQCITLLWTLLRQSPEFATPTITKAIIVTPSSLVKNWHIELSKWLGDRVRSVAIESGSKAEIDSEIRSFMTTFGRRVCTPVLILSYETFRLHAAALQSGEVGLVICDEGHRLKNCENQTYHALNGLQTRRRVLLSGTPIQNDLLEYFSLIHFVNQGILGTAQEFKKKFELPILKSRDSCSTDADRARGQERLDELIGIVNRCLIRRTNALLSRYLPVKMEYIVCCSMTVMQRTWYEQLACMKGTTPLATITLLKKLCNHPSLVRECFPQDERMFRGPSVQPELSGKLRLLDSLLAVIRSTTDDKVVLISNYTQTLDVFEKLCRERGYGFFRLDGSMTIKKRAKIVASFNMPSSPEFAFMLSSKAGGCGLNLIGANRLVMFDPDWNPANDAQAMARVWRDGQRKPCFVYRLVCSGSIEEKILQRQTHKKALSSCVVDSEEDVARHFSAADLRDLFRLDAEEVRSSTHESLSCRRCVNGIEARPPPEDADLASDLSQWHHCWARKQSEDHVLRQCWDSGVNFAFAQRSHKAPVAVP